The genome window AGGGGTTCCTCCGCGACTTCCAGATCCCCTACTCCCACGCGGAGGTCTGCCGGATCTGCCTGATGGAGGACAGGGTGACCCCCCTCTCGCGGAAGGACAGCGTCCGGTACACGACGGGCGAGCGCATCTGCTTCGAGTGCGGAAAGCGGGAGTTGCGCAGGGAGCTCGCCGCGATGGGGAAGGTCGGGCGGAGCGCGCTCGGCCATCTCGAGGAGCTCCTCGCGTCGCTCCGGGACGTCGAGAAGGTCCTCGCGTCGGTCCGGCCCGGAAAGTCCCGGATATCCCAGGCCCTCTTCGACCGGCTCGAGGCGCACCCCGTGCAGGAGACGCAGGCCCTCGTCGAGCTCCCCCTCCCCCGCGAGTTCGTGGAGGCGTCCGGCGTCGAGAGGCTCATGCCCGTCCAGCAGATGGCAGTCGACGCAGGCCTCCTCCACGGCAGGCACCTCCTCATCGTCTCGGCAACTGCGAGCGGGAAGACGTTCATCGGCGAGATGGCGGGACTGAAGAACTTCCTCGAGGGGCGCGGGCACTGCCTCTTCCTCGTCCCGCTCGTCGCCCTCGCCGTCCAGAAGTACCAGCGGTTCGAGGAGCGTTACGGGAAGATCGCGGGCGTCGGGCTCCTCGTCGGGCAGGCCCGGATCAACATCCCCGAGAACCGGCCCGTCGGGGACAGGAACATCAGGGCCCCGCTCGTGGTGGGGACCTACGAGGGGGTGGACCACTTCATCCGCACCGGCGGGCGCCTCCCGCCCATCGGGACCGTCGTCATCGACGAGGTCCAGACGCTCGTCGACCCCGAGCGCGGCCACAGGCTCGACGGGCTGATCGCCCGGCTCAAGTACCTCTTCCCGCGGGCCCAGTTCCTGTATCTCTCCGCGACTGTCGGTGTCCCCAAGGCCCTCGCGAAGAAGCTCGGGGCGACCCTCGTCCGGTACGACGACCGGCCCGTCCCGCTCGAGCGGTACCTCCTCTTCACCGAGAACAGGCAGAAGATCCCGACGATAAAGCGGCTCTGCGCGCAGGAGTACGCGCACGTCTCCTCGAAGGGCTACCACGGGCAGTCGATCGTCTTCACGAACTCCCGGGCGAGGACGCACGTGATCGCCGATGCCCTCGGCCCCGGCTACGCCGCGTACCACGCCGGGCTCTCCACGCAGGAGAAACGCGAGATCGAGGCCCGGTTCCTCTCGGGGAAGATCAAGGCCGTCGTCACCACCGCGGCGCTCGGGGCAGGCGTCGACTTCCCCGCATCGCAGGTCATCTTCGACTCGCTCGCGATGGGCATCAACTGGCTCACGGTGCAGGAGTTCTCCCAGATGTCGGGGAGGGCGGGGAGGCCCGACTTCCACGACCTCGGGAAGGTCGTGGTCCTCGCGGAGCCCGGTGCGTCCTACTCGCGGGCGGGGTCGATGACAGAAGAGGAGGTCGCGATGAAGCTCCTGCGGGGGGAGATGGAGGAGGTCGCTCCCGAGCACGACGTCGAGCAGAGCTCGGAAGAGTACGTGGCGAACGCCGTCGTGTGCGGGGGGAGGCTCTCTGACCTCGAGAGGATCAACGCGACCATGGTGGGATCCATGGAACCGGTCCTCGACCTCCTCGTGGAGAAGGGCCTCGTCTCGGTCGAGGACGGGAGGGTCGTCCTCTCCCCCCTCGCCCGCGTGATGGCAGAGCACTTCATCGGGGTCGAGCGCCTCGCCGAGATCCGGAGGCTCGCGGCGGAGGTCTCCGATCCCCTCGACATCGTGGCGGAACTCGCCTGTGCCGAGAGCGAGAGGAGGCGGGAGGCGGAGAGGGAGGGGAGGAAGGCGGGGAAGCGGGGGAAGGGGGAGTAGCCCTGCGGGATCGCCCCACCCTTTAAATACATCCGGCACGATATCCTTCCCCACCGCTGCGGGAGTCCCATGATCTCTGTCCTCTACGTGGACGACGAGCCCTCGCTGCTCGACGTCACGAAACACCTCCTCGAGCATACCCGGCAGATATCCGTGGATACCGCGGTCTCCGCCGCGGAGGGCCTCGAGATGATCGCGCAGCACCGCTACGATGTCGTGGTGTCCGACTACCAGATGCCCGGGATGGACGGGATCGGGTTCCTTCGGGCGATCAGGGAACTGGGACTCGATGTCCCGTTCATCATCTTCACCGGGAAGGGCCGGGAGGAGGTCGCCGTCTCCGCGTTCGAGAGCGGTGCCGATTTCTACGTCCAGAAGGGCGGGGACGTCCGGGCCCAGTTCGCGGAGCTGGAGCGGAAGATCACCCTCGCCCACGAGCTCCACGTGGAACGGGAGGCAAGGAGGGAGCAGGAAGAGAGGCTCCGCCAGATCGTCGATTTCCTCCCCGACGCGACGTTTGCCATCGACACGGGGGGGCGGGTCATCATCTGGAACCGCGCGATGGAGAAGATGACGGGGATCGGGGCACGCGAGATCCTCGGGAAGGGAGACTTCGAGTATTCCCTCCCGTTCTACGGGGAGCGGCGCCCCATCCTCATCGACCTCGCCCTGCGGGATGACGGGGAGATACGGGGGAAGTACGCGTACGTGAGGAGGGAAGGCGACAGCCTCGTCGCGGAGACGTTCATCCCCCACCTCGGGGGTGGAGAGGGTGCGTACCTCTGGGGGATCGCGACGACCCTCCGCGACACGGGGGGCCGGATCATCGGCGCGATAGAGTCCATCCGCGACATCTCAACGTGGAAGGCGGCCGAAGCGGAGCTGGTCAGGAAGAACGAGGAACTCCAGCGAGCGTACGGGGTATTGGCGGCGGGAGGCGAGGAACTCCGGCAGAACCTCGCCGAGGTAGAGAGGAGCCACAGGCGCCTCGAGGGGAGCGAGAGGAGGTTCCGCCAGCTCTTCGAGGCGATGCACGAGGGGCTCGCCCTCCACCGGCTCGTTTGCGACGGGGAGGGGAGGCCTGCCGAGTACAGGATCCTCGCCGTGAACCAGGCCTTCGAGAGGATTCTCGGGCTCCGGCGGGAAGACGTCGTCGGGAAGCTCTCCTGCGAGGCATACGGCGTCGACACGCCGCCGTTCCTCGGGACCTACGCGGAGGTGGCAGAGAGCGGGATCCCGTGCTCGTTCGAGGCGTATTACCCGCCCCTCCGGCGCCACTTCCGGATCTCTGTCTACAGCCCGGCAAAGAACCACTTCGCGACCGTCTTTGAGGACATCACCGAGAGTGTCCTCGCCGAGAGGGAAAAGGTCGTCGCAGAAAAGAGGCTGCGCGATACCATCCGCCTCTCGCGCGTGGGATTCTGGGAATACGGCCTCCGGGAGGAGAGGGTCACGTGGTCCCCCGAGCTGCGCGAGATCCTCGGGTGGGACCCGGGGGTCCCCGCTCCCCCTCCCGCGGACCTCCCGCGGTTCTTCACCCCGGAGGGTTACGAGACCTTCGCGCGGGCCGTCGGGAGAGCCGCGCGCGACGGCGAATCCTACGACCTCGAGCTCGAGATGGTCCGGGCAGACGGGGTGAAGATATGGGCGAGGGCAGTCGGCGGGCCGGTCCGCGGCGCGGACGGCTCCATCTCGGGGGTCCACGGGACCTTCCAGGACATCACGGAGGAAAAGAACGTACGGGAAG of Methanolinea sp. contains these proteins:
- a CDS encoding DEAD/DEAH box helicase; amino-acid sequence: MNILVVPQKGDYRILFLDNLKVVATGIAEIEETEKGFRPGRYRLRWGEKKQFRHTPSKELVVSLRKGSVYLAREDEVFEGFLRDFQIPYSHAEVCRICLMEDRVTPLSRKDSVRYTTGERICFECGKRELRRELAAMGKVGRSALGHLEELLASLRDVEKVLASVRPGKSRISQALFDRLEAHPVQETQALVELPLPREFVEASGVERLMPVQQMAVDAGLLHGRHLLIVSATASGKTFIGEMAGLKNFLEGRGHCLFLVPLVALAVQKYQRFEERYGKIAGVGLLVGQARINIPENRPVGDRNIRAPLVVGTYEGVDHFIRTGGRLPPIGTVVIDEVQTLVDPERGHRLDGLIARLKYLFPRAQFLYLSATVGVPKALAKKLGATLVRYDDRPVPLERYLLFTENRQKIPTIKRLCAQEYAHVSSKGYHGQSIVFTNSRARTHVIADALGPGYAAYHAGLSTQEKREIEARFLSGKIKAVVTTAALGAGVDFPASQVIFDSLAMGINWLTVQEFSQMSGRAGRPDFHDLGKVVVLAEPGASYSRAGSMTEEEVAMKLLRGEMEEVAPEHDVEQSSEEYVANAVVCGGRLSDLERINATMVGSMEPVLDLLVEKGLVSVEDGRVVLSPLARVMAEHFIGVERLAEIRRLAAEVSDPLDIVAELACAESERRREAEREGRKAGKRGKGE
- a CDS encoding PAS domain S-box protein, with protein sequence MISVLYVDDEPSLLDVTKHLLEHTRQISVDTAVSAAEGLEMIAQHRYDVVVSDYQMPGMDGIGFLRAIRELGLDVPFIIFTGKGREEVAVSAFESGADFYVQKGGDVRAQFAELERKITLAHELHVEREARREQEERLRQIVDFLPDATFAIDTGGRVIIWNRAMEKMTGIGAREILGKGDFEYSLPFYGERRPILIDLALRDDGEIRGKYAYVRREGDSLVAETFIPHLGGGEGAYLWGIATTLRDTGGRIIGAIESIRDISTWKAAEAELVRKNEELQRAYGVLAAGGEELRQNLAEVERSHRRLEGSERRFRQLFEAMHEGLALHRLVCDGEGRPAEYRILAVNQAFERILGLRREDVVGKLSCEAYGVDTPPFLGTYAEVAESGIPCSFEAYYPPLRRHFRISVYSPAKNHFATVFEDITESVLAEREKVVAEKRLRDTIRLSRVGFWEYGLREERVTWSPELREILGWDPGVPAPPPADLPRFFTPEGYETFARAVGRAARDGESYDLELEMVRADGVKIWARAVGGPVRGADGSISGVHGTFQDITEEKNVREALKRANRELSLLSRITRHDIQNSVMAARGLLEMMEGETPEGQWACRARLGEVIDRISRQIQFTREYERLGQQEPAWQPLDGILGGIAVPARIRFERGQSHAEVFASPLLPKVFENLLDNSLRHAGPGLTAVRVSCGRDGDDLLVAWEDDGVGIPGEEKERIFEYKYGKNTGLGLFLVREILAATGISVRETGTPGREARFEIRVPHRLWRPEAGHG